Proteins co-encoded in one Bacillus sp. FSL H8-0547 genomic window:
- a CDS encoding ABC transporter ATP-binding protein produces MLFRVSKLGVSGLSREKILEIKDLSITFLQGKEETRVVDSIRFDVHKGEVLGIVGESGCGKSVTSLSIMGLLPQKTSKLSGEILFQGKDLLKLNEKSMRKLRGNELAMVFQEPMTSLNPLFKIGNQLEESLRVHLSLTKKQAKERAIQILKLVGLPRPEELYGEYPHQLSGGMRQRVMIAMAMICDPKVLIADEPTTALDVTIQAQILKLMKDLNKKMDTSIVFITHDLGVVAEMCDRVMVMYAGQVVEEGSVKTIFKNPKHPYTKGLMKSVPDIRKKNERLYSISGQVPRPGTVQTGCLFAGRCEYAMAECVKHSPPLYKLQDSHQSRCFLAREEALEHDEAFA; encoded by the coding sequence ATGCTGTTTAGGGTGTCCAAACTGGGGGTGAGCGGTCTGTCGCGGGAAAAGATTTTGGAAATCAAAGATTTGAGCATTACGTTCCTGCAGGGAAAAGAAGAAACGCGTGTCGTTGATTCGATCAGGTTTGACGTACATAAAGGGGAAGTTCTCGGCATTGTCGGAGAATCCGGCTGCGGAAAGAGCGTGACCTCCCTATCCATTATGGGGCTGCTGCCCCAAAAAACTTCAAAGCTCTCAGGTGAAATTCTGTTTCAGGGGAAAGATCTGCTGAAGCTGAACGAAAAATCGATGCGCAAACTGCGGGGAAATGAACTGGCGATGGTTTTTCAGGAACCGATGACCTCGCTTAATCCGCTGTTTAAAATCGGGAACCAGCTTGAAGAGTCTCTCCGCGTTCATTTAAGCCTGACGAAAAAACAGGCGAAAGAGCGGGCGATTCAAATTTTGAAGCTCGTCGGCCTGCCGCGCCCTGAAGAGCTTTACGGGGAGTATCCGCATCAGCTTTCAGGCGGAATGAGGCAGCGCGTCATGATTGCCATGGCGATGATCTGTGATCCGAAAGTGCTGATTGCAGATGAACCGACAACGGCGCTTGATGTGACGATTCAGGCTCAGATTCTGAAGCTGATGAAGGATCTGAACAAAAAAATGGATACCTCCATCGTGTTTATCACCCATGACCTTGGTGTGGTCGCGGAAATGTGCGACCGAGTCATGGTCATGTATGCCGGACAGGTTGTGGAGGAAGGCAGCGTCAAAACCATCTTTAAAAATCCGAAGCATCCGTACACAAAGGGCTTAATGAAATCTGTTCCGGACATCCGGAAGAAAAATGAACGGCTGTATTCCATCTCGGGCCAGGTGCCGCGTCCGGGCACTGTGCAGACAGGCTGTCTGTTTGCAGGCCGCTGCGAATATGCGATGGCAGAGTGCGTGAAGCATTCGCCTCCGCTTTATAAACTGCAGGATTCGCACCAGTCGAGATGTTTTTTAGCGAGAGAGGAGGCTTTAGAGCATGACGAAGCCTTTGCTTAA
- a CDS encoding ABC transporter ATP-binding protein, translating into MSSVKRYMKFVKPYKWQITGTIAIGIIKFSIPLLTPLLLKYVVDDILGGNMSADEKTGKLFAIMGIMFAIFLLARPPIEYYRQYFAQWTGSKILYDIRDSLFTHLQKLSLRYYANTRAGEIISRVINDVEQTKNFVITGLMNVWLDIFTIVIAVIIMFTMDIKLTLVSIVLFPLYGFSVKYFYGRLRHLTRVRSQALAQVQGHLHERVQGMPVIRSFAIEDHEQKEFDKENHNFLNKAIDHTSWNAKTFAVVNTITDVAPLLVIGFAAYQVIHGNMTVGTMVAFIAYIDQLYNPLRRLVTSSTTLTQALASMDRVFELIDEKYDITDKPDAKEAKDISGTIKFDRVSFKYDEKEPMILEDVSLEVNRGETVALVGMSGGGKSTFISLIPRFYDVTEGRILLDGTDIREYRAQSLRDQIGMVLQDTFLFSQTVKENILIGKPGATDEEVFEAAKAANAHDFILGFPEGYNTKVGERGVKLSGGQKQRLAIARVFLKNPPILVLDEATSALDLESEHLIQEALEKLAEDRTTFIVAHRLSTITHADKIVVMENGKIVEEGTHAELMEKQGHYYSLFQIQQLD; encoded by the coding sequence TTGAGTTCAGTTAAACGCTACATGAAATTTGTTAAACCCTACAAATGGCAGATTACAGGGACAATCGCAATTGGAATCATTAAATTTTCCATACCTCTTCTTACGCCCCTGCTTCTTAAATATGTAGTAGATGACATTCTCGGCGGAAACATGTCCGCTGATGAAAAAACGGGAAAGCTGTTCGCCATCATGGGCATCATGTTTGCGATCTTCCTGCTGGCAAGGCCGCCGATTGAATATTACAGACAGTATTTTGCGCAGTGGACAGGTAGCAAAATCCTCTATGATATAAGGGATAGTTTGTTTACCCATCTTCAAAAGCTGAGTCTGCGCTACTATGCGAATACAAGAGCGGGAGAGATTATTTCCCGCGTCATCAATGATGTGGAGCAGACGAAAAACTTTGTCATCACAGGGCTTATGAACGTGTGGCTCGATATCTTTACGATTGTAATTGCGGTCATTATTATGTTCACGATGGATATTAAATTGACACTAGTCTCAATCGTGCTGTTTCCGCTGTACGGTTTTTCGGTGAAGTATTTCTACGGAAGACTTAGACATCTGACAAGAGTGAGATCGCAGGCGCTTGCTCAGGTTCAGGGACATCTTCATGAAAGGGTGCAGGGGATGCCTGTCATCCGAAGCTTTGCAATTGAAGATCATGAACAAAAAGAGTTCGATAAGGAAAACCATAACTTTTTAAACAAAGCTATTGATCATACAAGCTGGAACGCAAAGACCTTTGCCGTAGTAAATACGATTACGGACGTTGCCCCGCTGCTTGTCATTGGCTTTGCGGCCTACCAGGTCATTCACGGGAACATGACAGTTGGCACCATGGTGGCGTTTATCGCCTACATTGATCAGCTTTACAATCCGCTGAGACGCCTTGTGACATCTTCCACAACGCTGACGCAGGCTCTTGCGTCTATGGACCGCGTCTTTGAGCTGATTGATGAAAAATACGATATAACAGACAAGCCTGATGCGAAAGAAGCAAAAGACATCAGCGGCACCATTAAGTTTGACCGTGTTTCCTTTAAATACGATGAGAAGGAACCGATGATTCTTGAAGACGTATCACTTGAGGTAAACAGGGGAGAAACCGTTGCGCTTGTTGGAATGAGCGGCGGCGGAAAGTCGACTTTCATCAGTCTGATCCCGCGGTTTTACGATGTAACCGAGGGCAGGATTCTACTTGACGGCACAGACATCCGGGAATACCGCGCACAAAGCCTGAGAGATCAGATTGGCATGGTGCTTCAGGATACGTTCTTGTTCAGCCAGACTGTGAAAGAAAATATTCTGATCGGGAAGCCGGGAGCCACCGATGAAGAAGTGTTTGAAGCGGCAAAAGCTGCGAATGCACACGACTTTATCCTTGGTTTTCCTGAAGGCTACAACACAAAGGTCGGCGAGCGGGGAGTCAAGCTTTCGGGAGGGCAGAAGCAGCGCCTTGCCATTGCAAGGGTCTTTTTGAAAAATCCGCCGATTCTTGTGCTTGATGAAGCAACCTCGGCACTGGATCTTGAAAGTGAGCATCTTATTCAGGAAGCTCTCGAGAAGCTTGCTGAAGACAGAACGACCTTCATTGTTGCTCACAGACTGTCGACCATCACACATGCCGATAAGATTGTCGTGATGGAAAACGGGAAGATTGTCGAAGAAGGCACCCACGCCGAATTAATGGAAAAACAGGGCCACTATTATTCCCTGTTCCAGATTCAGCAGCTGGATTAA
- a CDS encoding DUF402 domain-containing protein, with amino-acid sequence MGFPKEGDSIQIHSYKHNGHIHRIWDETTVLKASGHCIIGGNDRTIVTESDGRTWITREPAICYFHTKYWFNVIGMIREDGIYYYCNISSPFAWDDEALKYIDYDLDVKIFPDMTYIILDEDEYEYHRKKMNYPNVIDLILKSNLEKLLRWIRQRKGPFSPDFIDEWYERYLTHVK; translated from the coding sequence ATGGGATTTCCCAAGGAAGGAGACAGCATACAGATACATAGTTACAAACATAACGGGCATATCCACAGAATCTGGGATGAGACAACAGTCCTGAAGGCAAGCGGGCACTGCATCATCGGCGGAAACGACCGGACGATCGTAACGGAATCTGACGGAAGAACATGGATCACCCGGGAGCCGGCCATCTGTTACTTTCATACAAAATACTGGTTCAATGTAATTGGCATGATCCGGGAAGACGGAATCTACTATTACTGCAACATCAGTTCGCCATTTGCATGGGATGATGAAGCCCTTAAATATATTGACTATGACCTGGATGTGAAAATTTTTCCCGATATGACGTACATCATTCTTGATGAAGATGAGTACGAATATCACCGTAAGAAAATGAATTATCCGAATGTGATCGACTTGATTTTAAAAAGCAATCTTGAAAAGCTGCTTCGCTGGATCAGACAGCGGAAAGGTCCTTTTTCACCTGACTTTATCGATGAGTGGTACGAGCGCTATCTGACACATGTGAAATGA
- a CDS encoding YgaB family protein has translation MNLKEFDALVGRQLETMDKLLDLQGEIERCQELKEQLSNLPGEACGDIQMEIEIMKEELQSIQKVFQKQTEEVIRSYQIREPLHK, from the coding sequence ATGAACTTGAAGGAATTTGATGCATTGGTGGGCCGCCAGCTTGAGACAATGGATAAGCTGCTGGATCTCCAGGGAGAGATTGAGAGATGCCAGGAACTGAAAGAGCAGCTGAGCAATCTTCCGGGTGAAGCGTGCGGGGATATCCAGATGGAAATTGAGATCATGAAAGAGGAGCTGCAGTCCATTCAGAAGGTTTTTCAAAAACAGACAGAAGAGGTTATCCGGTCCTATCAGATCAGGGAGCCTCTGCATAAATGA
- a CDS encoding isoprenylcysteine carboxylmethyltransferase family protein, whose amino-acid sequence MISLLFLVITVSWMAEFILFRNRGTSEGEMQERRSYPFLLLVIALTISMAVLMREWNIFYVGSTLVHGAGIVLYASGVLLRYWGIFHLKEQFTRHVSFRKGDELVSSGPYRRLRHPLYTGLLLIIIGICLSLGNAVLAGAGGTAAALGLLKRIQIEEKMLIEAYGEEYRSWAEKRYRLVPPIY is encoded by the coding sequence TTGATTTCCCTTCTCTTTTTAGTGATCACCGTCAGCTGGATGGCTGAATTCATTCTTTTCCGGAACAGGGGAACTTCTGAGGGTGAAATGCAGGAAAGGCGCTCCTATCCTTTTTTGCTTTTAGTCATTGCCCTCACAATTTCAATGGCTGTACTGATGAGGGAATGGAACATCTTTTATGTCGGCAGTACCCTTGTTCATGGGGCTGGCATTGTTCTATATGCATCAGGGGTTCTTCTGAGATACTGGGGGATTTTTCACCTGAAAGAGCAGTTTACCCGCCATGTATCCTTCCGCAAAGGGGATGAGCTTGTCAGCTCCGGCCCGTACCGCAGGCTGAGGCATCCTCTCTATACAGGACTCCTGCTCATTATCATCGGCATATGCCTTTCTCTCGGCAATGCGGTGCTTGCAGGCGCAGGCGGGACAGCCGCCGCTCTTGGCCTTCTTAAAAGAATTCAAATTGAAGAAAAGATGCTGATCGAAGCTTACGGAGAGGAATACCGGAGCTGGGCAGAGAAAAGATACCGCCTTGTTCCGCCTATATATTAA
- the crtI gene encoding phytoene desaturase family protein has translation MLNQKKKAVVVGAGLGGMSAAIRLSADGYDVTVLEKNSNVGGKLNRRSGKGFTFDTGPSILTMPWVLEKLFKSVNRHLEDYITVVRVEPQWRTFFEDGTSIDVSSDLPTMIAEMAKVSNEPHGSMSSLLSYSEKMYDLCLKSFYKYSLEDLKDLKKHHTLKDLMAMDPLSTVADGTEKYLDSKHLQQLFNFFVMYVGSNPYSAPAILNQLIYVQLGLGIYYVKGGMYEIAEGMKKVMDELRIEVKTDTPVAHLELEGKKVTGVVTESGDVYRADVVISNLEAIPAYRNLAPSTGEVKREVKKLGKSFIPSVSGLVLLLGTDRKFENLKHHNFFFSEDPKKEFQQIFDQGVPADDPTVYIGISARSDASQAPEGKDNLFVLTHVPPLKEGAKTSFDWDEYRELVLNKLERMGMTGLRDSIEFEYRFTPENLEELYGPNGGSIYGVASDKKKNSGFKIPSKSQLYEGLYFVGGSTHPGGGVPMVTLSGQLTADLIKENELAAVK, from the coding sequence ATGTTAAATCAAAAAAAGAAAGCCGTTGTAGTCGGAGCAGGACTTGGAGGCATGTCTGCTGCAATCAGACTTTCGGCAGACGGCTATGATGTGACAGTTTTAGAGAAAAACAGCAATGTCGGAGGCAAGCTTAACCGCAGGTCCGGGAAAGGCTTTACGTTTGATACTGGCCCTTCCATCCTGACAATGCCGTGGGTGCTTGAGAAGCTCTTTAAAAGCGTCAACAGGCATCTTGAAGACTACATAACCGTTGTACGTGTGGAACCTCAGTGGCGCACCTTTTTCGAAGACGGCACATCCATTGATGTATCAAGCGACCTGCCGACGATGATCGCCGAGATGGCAAAGGTGTCGAACGAACCGCACGGCAGCATGAGCAGTCTCCTTTCCTACAGCGAAAAAATGTATGATCTCTGTCTGAAAAGCTTTTACAAATACAGCCTTGAAGACCTGAAAGATCTGAAAAAACACCACACACTGAAAGACTTGATGGCGATGGATCCGCTGAGCACGGTTGCCGATGGAACAGAGAAATATCTTGATTCAAAGCACCTTCAGCAGCTCTTCAACTTCTTTGTCATGTACGTCGGCTCAAACCCATATTCCGCCCCGGCGATACTGAATCAGCTGATCTATGTGCAGCTCGGCCTCGGCATTTACTACGTAAAAGGCGGAATGTATGAGATCGCAGAAGGCATGAAGAAAGTCATGGACGAACTGAGAATCGAAGTGAAAACAGACACACCTGTTGCCCACCTTGAGCTCGAAGGCAAAAAAGTGACGGGCGTTGTGACAGAGAGCGGAGATGTTTACCGCGCTGATGTCGTCATTTCAAACCTGGAAGCCATTCCGGCCTACCGGAACCTTGCCCCGTCAACCGGGGAAGTGAAGCGTGAAGTGAAAAAGCTCGGCAAGTCTTTCATCCCGAGCGTATCCGGACTCGTGCTTCTGCTTGGGACAGACCGGAAGTTTGAAAACTTAAAACACCACAACTTCTTCTTCTCAGAAGATCCGAAAAAGGAATTCCAGCAAATCTTTGATCAAGGGGTTCCGGCAGATGACCCGACCGTTTATATCGGCATTTCCGCAAGATCTGACGCAAGCCAGGCGCCTGAAGGAAAAGACAACCTCTTTGTGCTGACGCACGTCCCTCCTCTAAAAGAAGGAGCCAAAACAAGCTTCGACTGGGACGAATACAGAGAGCTTGTCCTGAACAAACTCGAGCGGATGGGCATGACCGGACTCCGCGACTCCATCGAATTTGAATACCGTTTTACCCCCGAGAACCTTGAAGAGCTTTACGGTCCAAACGGCGGATCCATCTACGGAGTCGCATCAGACAAGAAGAAAAACAGCGGGTTCAAAATCCCGTCCAAAAGCCAGCTGTACGAAGGCCTGTACTTTGTCGGCGGCTCAACGCACCCAGGCGGAGGCGTACCGATGGTCACCCTCTCCGGCCAGCTGACAGCGGATTTGATTAAAGAGAATGAGCTTGCTGCTGTGAAATAG
- a CDS encoding gamma-type small acid-soluble spore protein yields the protein MANQQQNNKTQSGTSVQHVKQQNAQAAQGQQQYGAEFASETDAQHVKKYNQQAEAKKNQNS from the coding sequence ATGGCAAACCAACAACAAAACAACAAAACACAATCTGGCACAAGCGTGCAACACGTGAAACAACAAAACGCTCAAGCTGCTCAAGGTCAACAACAATACGGTGCTGAGTTCGCAAGCGAGACTGACGCTCAACACGTAAAGAAGTACAACCAGCAAGCTGAAGCTAAAAAGAACCAAAACTCATAA
- the fabL gene encoding enoyl-[acyl-carrier-protein] reductase FabL, translating into MNQNKTALITGSSRGIGKAIALRLAKQGYNIVINYARSKSAALQTAEEIEALGVKALVVKANVGKPEKIKEMFAEIDETFGRLDIFVNNAASGVLRPLMELEETHWDWTMDINSKALLFCAQEAAKRMEKTGGGTIVSISSLGSIRVLENYTTVGVSKAALESLTRYLAVELASKNIVVNAVSGGAVDTEALKHFPNREELLADARRMTPAGRMVETEDMVDAVEFLCSEKASMIRGQTIIVDGGRSLLM; encoded by the coding sequence ATGAACCAGAACAAAACCGCTCTAATTACAGGAAGCAGCCGCGGCATCGGCAAAGCAATCGCCCTCCGCCTTGCCAAACAGGGCTATAACATCGTAATCAACTATGCGCGCAGCAAAAGCGCCGCCCTGCAGACAGCGGAAGAAATTGAAGCACTTGGAGTTAAAGCGCTTGTCGTGAAAGCGAATGTGGGCAAGCCTGAAAAAATTAAAGAAATGTTCGCCGAAATCGATGAGACGTTCGGCAGACTTGATATTTTCGTCAATAACGCTGCATCAGGCGTTCTCCGTCCTCTTATGGAGCTTGAAGAAACGCATTGGGACTGGACAATGGATATTAACAGCAAGGCCCTTTTATTCTGTGCCCAGGAAGCGGCCAAGCGCATGGAGAAAACCGGCGGAGGAACAATTGTCAGCATCAGCTCCCTCGGCTCCATCCGTGTACTTGAAAACTATACAACTGTAGGCGTTTCAAAAGCTGCGCTTGAATCATTGACGCGCTATCTTGCTGTAGAGCTTGCGTCCAAAAATATCGTGGTCAACGCCGTATCCGGCGGAGCGGTCGATACAGAAGCACTCAAGCATTTCCCAAACCGCGAAGAACTGCTTGCTGATGCAAGAAGAATGACCCCTGCCGGCAGAATGGTCGAAACAGAAGACATGGTTGATGCCGTTGAATTCCTTTGCTCGGAAAAAGCTTCGATGATCAGAGGACAGACCATTATTGTAGATGGCGGCCGCTCTCTTTTGATGTAA
- the mutY gene encoding A/G-specific adenine glycosylase — translation MLDAADKNLHSLHIEDFRRDLISWYLREKRDLPWRLDQDPYKVWVSEIMLQQTRVDTVIPYFLNFTEKFPTLEALAAADEEDVLKAWEGLGYYSRVRNLQSAVKEVVSTYGGIVPNTPEEISKLKGVGPYTKGAILSIAYGVPEPAVDGNVMRVMSRILSIWEDIAKPKTRTIFEKILYEVISKEQPSEFNQALMELGAIVCTPTSPSCLICPVREHCQAFEEGVQTELPVKSKKKKPRPVMMAAAVLKDDAGNFYIHKRPSSGLLANLWEFPNCETEIGLLSQKEQLIKYLHEEYEAEAELEPLSGTIQHIFSHLVWNISVYAGRLKPGSSPDNLLKVTEAEMQKYAFPVSHQKIYQMTEVHK, via the coding sequence ATGCTTGATGCAGCCGATAAGAATCTGCACTCATTACATATAGAAGATTTCAGGCGCGATTTAATCTCATGGTACCTGCGCGAAAAAAGAGATCTGCCGTGGAGGCTTGACCAGGATCCTTATAAGGTGTGGGTGTCTGAGATCATGCTGCAGCAAACAAGGGTGGACACGGTCATTCCTTATTTCCTGAACTTTACGGAGAAATTTCCGACTCTTGAAGCCCTTGCAGCAGCTGATGAGGAAGATGTGCTGAAAGCGTGGGAGGGGCTTGGTTACTACTCGCGCGTCCGGAATCTTCAATCTGCTGTTAAAGAAGTCGTAAGTACTTACGGAGGCATCGTGCCAAATACGCCTGAGGAAATCAGCAAGCTGAAAGGTGTCGGTCCCTACACAAAAGGGGCGATCCTGAGCATTGCATACGGGGTGCCTGAGCCCGCTGTTGACGGAAATGTCATGAGAGTCATGTCGCGTATTCTTTCAATCTGGGAAGACATCGCGAAACCGAAGACAAGAACCATTTTTGAAAAAATTCTGTATGAAGTCATTTCAAAAGAACAGCCGTCTGAATTTAACCAGGCACTCATGGAGCTTGGTGCAATTGTATGTACACCGACGTCGCCATCCTGCCTGATCTGTCCTGTGAGAGAACACTGCCAGGCATTTGAAGAAGGGGTTCAGACAGAACTTCCGGTGAAAAGCAAAAAGAAAAAGCCAAGACCGGTAATGATGGCAGCTGCTGTACTGAAAGACGATGCCGGAAATTTCTATATTCATAAACGTCCATCATCAGGACTGCTTGCAAACCTGTGGGAGTTCCCGAACTGTGAAACAGAAATTGGGCTGCTTTCTCAAAAAGAGCAGCTTATTAAGTACTTGCATGAGGAATATGAAGCGGAAGCCGAGCTTGAGCCCCTGTCAGGAACCATTCAGCATATTTTTTCCCATCTCGTCTGGAATATCTCTGTTTACGCTGGAAGGCTGAAGCCGGGCAGCAGCCCCGATAATCTTTTAAAAGTAACAGAAGCAGAAATGCAGAAATATGCCTTTCCCGTGTCCCATCAGAAAATTTATCAGATGACGGAAGTGCACAAATAA
- a CDS encoding metal-dependent hydrolase yields the protein MDTGTHVVMGIALGGLATLDPAVGSDPVTAQAVMIGAIAGSQAPDLDTILKFRNNAKYIRNHRGITHSIPAVILWSVLITGLLYWLFPGSNLLHLGIWTTIAVVLHVFVDIFNAYGTQALRPFSHKWVALGMINTFDPILFAIYCAGILSWVFGTPAGYTFLTVFVIVFFYYILRFFMKRSIVKKIHQKYSEVEKIIISPTMKFRRWRVAIITKSHFYVGRSLNGKLTILDEYDRVPVPQTAIIQAAEEDENISAFLSFSPVYRWEVDEYTDHYEVKFIDLRYRSKGHYPFVAIVQLDQDLNIVSSYTGWIFSEEKLRKKLDLLPE from the coding sequence GTGGATACAGGCACACACGTTGTGATGGGCATTGCCCTTGGCGGACTTGCGACACTGGATCCCGCTGTCGGTTCAGACCCGGTAACAGCTCAGGCAGTCATGATTGGAGCGATTGCCGGTTCACAGGCTCCTGATCTTGATACGATACTCAAATTCCGAAATAACGCAAAATATATCCGCAATCACCGCGGCATCACCCATTCGATTCCGGCTGTTATTCTCTGGTCGGTGCTCATAACCGGCTTGCTGTACTGGCTTTTCCCCGGCTCGAACTTGCTGCATCTTGGGATATGGACAACAATTGCCGTCGTGCTGCATGTTTTCGTTGATATTTTCAACGCGTACGGCACGCAGGCTCTAAGGCCGTTTTCCCACAAATGGGTGGCACTCGGCATGATCAACACGTTTGACCCGATTCTGTTTGCCATTTACTGTGCAGGCATTCTGTCCTGGGTTTTCGGCACACCTGCAGGGTACACGTTTCTGACTGTATTTGTCATCGTGTTTTTCTATTACATTTTACGCTTCTTTATGAAAAGAAGCATTGTGAAAAAAATCCATCAAAAATACAGCGAAGTGGAAAAAATCATCATTTCCCCGACGATGAAATTCAGACGGTGGCGCGTAGCGATTATTACAAAATCACATTTCTATGTGGGACGGTCGCTGAACGGAAAACTAACGATACTTGATGAGTATGACCGGGTTCCCGTCCCGCAGACGGCCATCATTCAGGCTGCTGAAGAGGATGAAAACATTTCGGCCTTTCTGTCTTTCTCTCCCGTGTACAGGTGGGAAGTGGATGAGTATACAGACCACTATGAAGTGAAATTTATCGATCTGAGATACAGAAGCAAGGGACATTATCCCTTTGTCGCCATCGTCCAGCTCGATCAGGACTTGAACATTGTCAGTTCTTACACCGGCTGGATCTTCAGTGAAGAAAAGCTCAGGAAAAAATTAGACCTTTTGCCGGAATAA
- a CDS encoding YfhJ family protein: protein MEMYHDRLARLLMEKNPALSYDKARTWVELLWDDFETTYAKAGEKYRGKNMTEKIVTQWIVNYGDKLHQFLATNPKYSHLLNDSDGMLH, encoded by the coding sequence ATGGAAATGTATCACGACCGGCTTGCCCGGCTGCTTATGGAAAAAAATCCTGCCCTGTCCTATGACAAGGCGAGAACATGGGTTGAATTGCTCTGGGATGACTTTGAGACAACGTACGCCAAAGCGGGGGAGAAGTACCGCGGAAAAAACATGACGGAAAAGATCGTCACGCAGTGGATTGTCAATTACGGAGACAAGCTGCACCAGTTTTTGGCGACGAATCCGAAATACAGTCATCTGCTGAATGACAGCGACGGCATGCTCCATTAA
- a CDS encoding small, acid-soluble spore protein K, with protein MRNKAKDFPIQSSNKFEGEPRAKDDFASKRADGTINTHPQERMRASGERENQF; from the coding sequence ATGCGGAATAAAGCGAAAGACTTTCCGATCCAGTCAAGCAATAAGTTTGAAGGAGAGCCAAGAGCAAAAGATGATTTCGCGTCCAAACGGGCCGACGGAACCATCAACACACATCCGCAGGAACGCATGAGAGCTTCCGGCGAGCGCGAAAATCAGTTTTAA
- a CDS encoding YpzG family protein, whose amino-acid sequence MGSTHKKFFENRMANPFQQPWANPKHAHAQVNGQTQQTQDLIILERQTRKRS is encoded by the coding sequence ATGGGGTCAACACACAAAAAGTTTTTTGAAAATCGAATGGCTAATCCGTTTCAGCAGCCTTGGGCCAACCCAAAGCATGCGCATGCACAGGTAAACGGGCAGACGCAGCAGACTCAGGACTTAATCATTCTCGAGCGTCAGACACGAAAAAGATCATAG
- a CDS encoding YfhH family protein: MQTKRYSTMTEYELKTEIAALSEKARKAEQLGMVNEFAVLDRKITMAKAYLLNPDDFKPGEVYEIEGAPGSYFKIDYMNGVFAWGNRLDSQESEEEGIPISMLGRKKEENEPR; encoded by the coding sequence ATGCAGACAAAACGCTACAGCACGATGACAGAATATGAACTGAAAACAGAAATCGCCGCTCTTTCCGAGAAAGCCCGCAAAGCGGAGCAGCTAGGCATGGTCAATGAATTTGCGGTGCTTGACCGCAAGATTACGATGGCAAAGGCCTATTTGCTTAATCCCGATGATTTTAAGCCTGGGGAAGTGTATGAAATAGAAGGTGCACCGGGCTCATACTTTAAAATTGACTACATGAATGGTGTATTTGCGTGGGGAAACCGTCTTGACTCTCAGGAATCAGAAGAGGAAGGTATACCGATTTCCATGCTTGGACGAAAAAAAGAAGAAAACGAACCACGCTGA
- a CDS encoding SDR family oxidoreductase yields the protein MTALVVTGAGSGLGRSLALAYSRDFDEIILLGRSTEKLLETKQLLPDKQVFTYELDIRSHAEIERLTDTLFSRHPVTALINNAGVGHFGPITDMPADRIKEMLDTNVFGTILLTQAFLKHFKEKGKIVNIISTAGLRGKVNESAYCASKFALRGFTESLVKEYEGTGIVLSGAYMGGMDTPFWNETDHIKDKSRLRSPDVIAEKIYSLDDGRPEIIVE from the coding sequence ATGACAGCACTAGTCGTCACAGGTGCAGGCTCAGGACTCGGACGCTCACTCGCCTTGGCCTACAGCAGGGATTTTGACGAGATCATTCTTCTCGGGCGCAGCACGGAAAAGCTGCTGGAAACAAAACAGCTGCTGCCTGATAAGCAGGTATTTACATATGAGCTTGACATAAGGTCTCATGCGGAGATTGAACGGCTGACAGACACCCTCTTCAGCCGTCATCCTGTCACTGCGCTGATCAATAACGCAGGAGTGGGCCACTTTGGTCCAATCACGGACATGCCCGCTGATCGAATCAAAGAAATGCTCGATACAAATGTGTTTGGCACCATTCTTTTAACACAGGCATTTCTAAAGCATTTCAAAGAAAAAGGAAAAATCGTGAACATTATCTCAACAGCAGGCCTCAGAGGCAAAGTGAATGAAAGTGCCTACTGCGCCTCCAAATTTGCCCTGAGGGGCTTTACTGAGAGCCTTGTGAAAGAATATGAAGGAACAGGCATCGTTCTGTCGGGAGCCTACATGGGAGGCATGGACACTCCGTTCTGGAACGAAACCGATCATATTAAAGATAAATCGCGGCTTCGGTCACCCGACGTTATCGCAGAAAAAATATACAGTCTTGATGACGGGAGACCTGAAATCATTGTGGAGTAG